A part of Numida meleagris isolate 19003 breed g44 Domestic line chromosome 27, NumMel1.0, whole genome shotgun sequence genomic DNA contains:
- the MADCAM1 gene encoding mucosal addressin cell adhesion molecule 1 encodes MELAPLLFLGLLWGCSGRPTNKLVVVPKEPVVQYGDAVQLNCSMPCPDGTVQWKGLDTNLGSIDTFLTHSILRISSAKLATAGTKICQGICGDNSYQQTVTLRVYSLPEALQLNVDPVLAPGQPATLHCSALHVYPIEGLQLAWYREDKLLNDYFEETETDEGLFDVVTTVRVPGEDVAEGVVFRCELMLHVGSETFTRVASIPVSNGAFTEQPLAVGTSTESPRTTVTTTVIRSITGPATIPATSPEPHEPSTALNTVTQKPETPSEWAAASDPTPTEHPQSPTVVTASLHLDSTAAPSTGAGSPAATQGTAVDGRSPPGSHVTTPTCSLRIWSLPPNGIRGRALRIECRAQCAQNASVRWLRTPLALSQYREEAVGSGSTLWLDRAEPHHQGHYQCILLGRHAQAVSLQLVVSDDTSISLPPIAMGTAFSFLGLIVTAVVSRCLWKRFKSHYDLS; translated from the exons ATGGAACTggctcctctcctcttccttggCTTGCTATGGGGCTGTAGCG GGCGACCGACCAACAAGCTGGTGGTGGTGCCAAAGGAGCCAGTGGTGCAGTACGGGGACGCAGTGCAGCTGAACTGCTCAATGCCCTGCCCAGATGGCACAGTGCAGTGGAAAGGGCTGGACACCAACCTGGGCAGCATCGACACCTTCCTCACCCACAGCATCCTGCGGATCAGCAGCGCCAAATTGGCCACAGCAGGCACCAAGATCTGCCAGGGCATCTGCGGCGACAACAGCTACCAACAGACCGTCACCCTGCGGGTCTACT CTCTCCCGGAGGCGCTGCAGCTCAACGTGGACCCAGTGCTGGCACCGGGGCAGCCAGCCaccctgcactgctcagccttGCACGTGTACCCCATCGAAGGGCTGCAGCTCGCATGGTACCGCGAGGACAAATTGCTGAATGATTACTTTGAAGAAACAGAGACTGATGAGGGACTATTTGATGTTGTGACCACAGTGCGGGTGCCGGGGGAGGACGTGGCAGAAGGGGTGGTGTTCAGGTGTGAGCTGATGCTGCATGTGGGATCAGAGACCTTCACCCGCGTGGCATCGATTCCTGTGAGCAATGGGG CTTTTACGGAGCAGCCGTTGGCCGTGGGCACCTCCACAGAGAGCCCCCGCACCACAGTGACCACGACGGTGATCCGCAGCATCACTGGGCCTGCGACCATCCCGGCGACATCCCCAGAACCCCAcgagcccagcacagccctgaacACTGTGACGCAGAAACCTGAGACCCCTTCGGAGTGGGCTGCTGCATCTGATCCCACCCCGACCGAGCACCCTCAGAGCCCTACGGTGGTCACAGCATCACTGCATCTGGACAGCACCGCAGCCCCCAGCACGGGCgctgggagccctgcagccacaCAGGGGACAGCTGTGGATGGCAGGAGTCCCCCGGGCTCCCACGTGACGACACCCACGTGCAGCCTGCGGATCTGGTCGCTGCCTCCCAACGGGATACGAGGCAGGGCCCTGCGCATTGAGTGCCGGGCGCAGTGTGCCCAGAACGCCTCTGTCCGCTGGCTGCGCACACCCCTGGCCCTGTCCCAGTACCGGGAGGAGGCAGTGGGCAGTGGCTCCACGCTGTGGCTGGACCGGGCTGAGCCCCATCACCAAGGCCACTACCAGTGCATCCTGCTGGGCCGCCATGCCCAAGCGGtcagcctgcagctggtggTCTCTGACG ATACATCCATCTCTCTCCCTCCCATAGCCATGGGGACAGCGTTCTCATTCCTGGGACTGATAGTGACTGCTGTCGTATCTCGTTGCCTGTGGAAACGATTTAAATCGCACTATGATCTGTCCTAA
- the TPGS1 gene encoding tubulin polyglutamylase complex subunit 1 — protein sequence MAACEKRRAAATPTTAAGSGLGDEEEFLLQADVTAMVREALLKVLEARPEEPVSFLADYFERLVLGSSGAAGEAAAELSGPMQRLSRALWYVRLAHHSHRTAFNNNISTAYEVLGAGGRRRRLGVDGRLYSELLRRICQHGDAPQEVAAALLRRVQCRDHEAVPFDIFRYGVLTCFVLLEFVSKAQMLYDVLDSGAGVADKSVCQAVLCTLEEALGASGLSVPVRYLEAGSRLGPDCLALAMDRALQERKLSTTMSREEFLKKASALFVAKVKPVE from the exons ATGGCGGCGTGCGAGAAGCGGCGGGCGGCGGCCACCCCGACCAcggcggcgggcagcgggcTGGGGGACGAGGAAGAGTTCCTGCTGCAAGCTGACGTCACCGCCATGGTGCGGGAGGCGCTGCTGAAGGTGCTGGAGGCGCGGCCCGAGGAGCCCGTCTCCTTCTTGGCCGACTACTTCGAGCGGTTGGTGCTGGGCAGCTCCGGCGCAGCGGGCGAGGCGGCCGCAGAGCTCTCGGGGCCGATGCAGCGCCTGTCCCGGGCGCTGTGGTACGTGCGGCTGGCTCACCACTCCCACAG GACGGCGTTCAACAACAACATCAGCACGGCCTATGAGGTGCTGGGCGCCGGCGGCCGGCGGCGGAGGCTGGGCGTGGATGGGCGGCTGTACAGCGAGCTGCTGCGGCGCATCTGTCAGCACGGGGACGCGCCCCAGGAGGTGGCTGCTGCGCTGCTGCGTCGAGTGCAGTGCCGGGACCACGAGGCCGTGCCCTTCGACATCTTCCGTTACGGCGTGCTCacctgctttgtgctgctggagtTTGTGAGCAAGGCGCAGATGCTGTATGATGTCCTGGATAGCGGTGCGGGTGTGGCGGACAAGAGCGTCTGCCAGGCTGTCCTGTGCACGCTGGAGGAGGCGCTGGGAGCCAGCGGGCTCTCCGTGCCCGTCCGCTATCTGGAGGCAGGCTCCAGGCTGGGGCCAGACTGCTTGGCCTTGGCCATGGACCGGGCACTGCAAGAGAGGAAACTCAGCACCACTATGAGCAGAGAGGAGTTCCTGAAGAAAGCCTCGGCCTTATTCGTTGCAAAAGTGAAACCCGTTGAGTAA
- the CDC34 gene encoding ubiquitin-conjugating enzyme E2 R1 isoform X2 yields the protein MARSLVPSSQKALLLELKGLQEEPVEGFRVNLVDEGDLYNWEVAIFGPPNTYYEGGYFKARLRFPIDYPYSPPAFRFLTKMWHPNIYETGDVCISILHPPVDDPQSGELPSERWNPTQNVRTILLSVISLLNEPNTFSPANVDASVMYRKWKESKGKDREYTDIIRKQVLGTKVDAERDGVKVPTTLAEYCVKTKTPAPDEGSDLFYDDYYEDDEMEEEADSCYGDEDDSGNEES from the exons ATGGCGCGGTCTCTCGTGCCCAGCTCACAGAAGgcgctgctgctggagctcaaggggctgcaggaggagcccgTGGAAGGGTTTCGGGTCAATTTGGTGGACGAGGGGGACCTATACAACTGGGAGGTGGCCATCTTTGGCCCCCCCAACACCTACTACGAGGGCGGGTACTTCAAG GCTCGTCTCCGATTTCCCATTGACTACCCCTATTCACCCCCTGCGTTCAGGTTCTTGACCAAAATGTGGCACCCCAACATCTATGAG ACCGGCGATGTCTGCATCTCCATACTGCACCCACCAGTGGATGACCCACAGAGTGGGGAGCTGCCATCCGAGCGGTGGAACCCCACACAGAACGTGAG GACCATTCTTCTGAGCGTGATCTCGCTGCTGAATGAACCCAACACGTTTTCTCCAGCCAACGTGGATGCCTCCGTGATGTACCGCAAGTGGAAGGAGAGCAAAGGGAAGGATCGGGAGTACACAGACATCATCAG AAAGCAAGTCCTGGGAACAAAGGTGGATGCTGAGCGGGATGGCGTGAAGGTCCCCACCACACTGGCAGAGTACTGCGTGAAGACCAAGACTCCAGCCCCCGATGAGGGCTCAGACCTCTTTTATGATGACTATTACGAGGATGATGAGATGGAAGAGGAAGCAGACAGCTGCTATGGTGATGAGGATGACTCTGGCAATGAGGAATCTTGA
- the CDC34 gene encoding ubiquitin-conjugating enzyme E2 R1 isoform X1 has translation MRGLGSFSVGKVLCFFGGMTVHSPCKRNVCTHSSQVLCNLCSCFLPLPASSAQADLSLALLAGWGCAQARLRFPIDYPYSPPAFRFLTKMWHPNIYETGDVCISILHPPVDDPQSGELPSERWNPTQNVRTILLSVISLLNEPNTFSPANVDASVMYRKWKESKGKDREYTDIIRKQVLGTKVDAERDGVKVPTTLAEYCVKTKTPAPDEGSDLFYDDYYEDDEMEEEADSCYGDEDDSGNEES, from the exons ATGCGTGGCTTAGGCAGCTTCAGTGTAGGGAAGGTCTTGTGTTTTTTTGGGGGCATGACTGTGCACAGTCCCTGTAAGAGGAATGTGTGTACACATTCTTCCCAGGTGTTGTGCAACCTGTgtagctgttttcttcctcttcctgcctcctctgctcaggCTGATTTGTCTCTCGCTCTGCTGGCAGGGTGGGGGTGTGCCCAG GCTCGTCTCCGATTTCCCATTGACTACCCCTATTCACCCCCTGCGTTCAGGTTCTTGACCAAAATGTGGCACCCCAACATCTATGAG ACCGGCGATGTCTGCATCTCCATACTGCACCCACCAGTGGATGACCCACAGAGTGGGGAGCTGCCATCCGAGCGGTGGAACCCCACACAGAACGTGAG GACCATTCTTCTGAGCGTGATCTCGCTGCTGAATGAACCCAACACGTTTTCTCCAGCCAACGTGGATGCCTCCGTGATGTACCGCAAGTGGAAGGAGAGCAAAGGGAAGGATCGGGAGTACACAGACATCATCAG AAAGCAAGTCCTGGGAACAAAGGTGGATGCTGAGCGGGATGGCGTGAAGGTCCCCACCACACTGGCAGAGTACTGCGTGAAGACCAAGACTCCAGCCCCCGATGAGGGCTCAGACCTCTTTTATGATGACTATTACGAGGATGATGAGATGGAAGAGGAAGCAGACAGCTGCTATGGTGATGAGGATGACTCTGGCAATGAGGAATCTTGA